DNA from Streptomyces sp. NBC_01260:
CGAGCGTGGCGAAGCCCCAGTCCAGGCAGGCCCGGGCCGCCTCGGTCGCGTATCCGCGCCCCCAGTGCTCCGCCCGGAGGGTCCAGCCCAGCTCGACCTCGTCGAACTGCGGCCAGTACTGCAGACCGCTTCGGCCGATGAACTCGCCGCTCGACCGGAGCTCCACCGCGCACAGGCCATGACCCCGCTCTGCCCACTGCCGCTCGATCCCGGCGAGCCGTTCCAGTGCCTGCTGACGGGAGTATGCCCCGACGAATCGATTGACCTCCGGATCGGCGTGGAGCTCGACGAAGGCATCGGCATCCGAGGTCGCAAGGGGGCGCAGGGTGAGTCGCTCCGTCTCGATCATGCCTGCGAGCGTAGGTCCTACGTCGCCCGGAAGCAGCCGGTCGCGTCGAGGCGGGGTGTGTCCGCCAGGGAAGCCGGGCCAGGACCCGGCCCGGCCCCTGCCGTCGCCCCGCGGTACCGCTCGGGACCGGCCCGCTATCCGGCCGCCAGGGCCCCGCCGAGGTCCCGGGCCATCAGCGTGCACATCGTCTCGTACCGGCGAACCGAGCCGTCCGGGGCCAGCTCGTCCCAGGAGTCGGGCTGTCGGCCGTACGCCACGTATCCCAGGCGCTCGTACAGCGCGCGGGCACGCGGGTTGTCCTCCTCCACGCCGAGTTCGGCCCGCCGCAGGCCCCGGGAGGCGATCCGGCGTTCGGCGGCGCCGATCAGGAACGTGCCGATCCCGCAGGACTGGAGCGCGGGATGGACCGCCAGTTGCCACAGCGTGCCCACGCCCTCCCGGGCGCCGTAGTCGACCCCGCCGATCGCGACCGGGACGCCCGACGGCGGACACACCGCCAGGTAGTCCACCTCGCCGCGCCGGGCCCGTGCCAGCTGCCCTGCGATGTTCTCCAGGTGGAGCGGCGAGCCCGACCACCCGCAGGACTCCAGATCGCCGGGAACCAGATCGCGGGCCGAGAGCTTCAGTACGACGTCGGTCATCGTCACCACCTCCGACCGGCAAGGATTCCTTCCGGCGGACGTCCCCGCCAAGCGGATTTCTCCGGCCGGGCCGGGTGCCGCCCCCACTCGTTCGGCCGCGCCCAGGTGGACGCCCCCGAACGTGCCCGCCAGGGTCGGTCTGACGTGCAGTTCCACCGGTCAAGGAGTTCCCATGGCACAGTCAGCGTCCACACCGGGTACGCCCCACTCGCGCACGGCCGATTCGCGGGACGTCAACCCCTGGGCGGCAGGCGGGATCATGTTCGCCGGCGTCCTGCTCATGGTCGACGGTGTTCTGGGGGCGATCAAGGGCATCGCCGGAATCGCGTCCAACGATGTCTACGCGCGGATCAACGACTACGCCTTCAAGTTCGACGTGACGGCCTGGGGCTGGATCCACCTGGCTCTCGGTATCGTCCTCGTCGTGGTCGGCTGGGGAATCCTCAGAGGCATCGGCTGGGCCCGTTGGGTCGGTGTGGCGCTGGCGGCGCTCAACATGATCGCCAACTTCATGTGGCTGCCCTACCAGCCGGTCTGGGCCGTGGTCTCCCTCGCCATCGACACCTTCGTGATCTGGGCCCTGTGCACGGATCGCTCGAAGGCGGTCATCTGAGGGCAGTTCTTGAGTCGGGAACGGTGGACCGGGCCATGACCGACCGCGTCCTCATGCATGCCGCCGAACCCGCCGACGTTCTTGCGCAGCTCCATCGCGTGACCCGGCGGGGTGCCCGGATCGGCCTTGCCGAGCCCGCTCGGGACACCTTGATCGTCGATGCCGATCGACCGGGGACGCGTCGGCCGAGACCACGGCCACCGCTGGTTCGGCGGCCTCTCCGCGGGGCCGTTCTACGCGTCGTTCACTCTCGGCAGCGTGATCTGCTCTCGCTGACCCGGCCGGCAGCTCCCGGTGTGCTGCCCCGCCCCCGGGCTGCGGGGCCGGGACGTTGCCCGGGACGTTGTCAGTGGCGCGGTCCACACTTGAGACATGTGCCGCAGTATCAAGACCCTTCGCCCACCCGTCCTCCCCGAAGAGGCCACCGAGGAGGACATCCGCGCCGCCGCCCTGCAGTTCGTCCGCAAGGTGTCCGGCTTCCGTGCCCCGGCCGCGCACAACAGGGAAGTCTTCGACCGTGCCGTCGACGAGATCGCCGCGTCGACCGCCAGGCTGCTGGACGGGCTGGAAGTGCGGGGAGGCGTCAGGACGCCGTAGGGACCGGGGCCGGGGCAGCGGTGGCAGCGGCCGCGGCGGCCGCCGCGGCGGGGCGCCGCATCAGCAGTGCGGCGAACGCGCCCGCGACGAACAGCGCGAGGACCGAGATCGCCGTGCCCAGCCAGCTCGCGCCGAGCCACTGGGCGCCGAAGTAGCCGAGCCCCACGCTGTAGCCGGCCCAGGCCACGCCCGCCACCGCGGACCACGGCAGGAATTCCTTCACCTTGCGGTGCGAGGCGCCCGCGCCCAGGGAGACGACCGAGCGTCCGGCCGGGGCGAAGCGGGCGATCACGACGAGGGCGCCGCCGCCGCGGCTCAGCGCGGCGCCGAGACGTTCCTGCGCTGAGGTGAGGCGGCGGGAGCGGGCGATGGCGCGGTCCAGGCGTGCGCCACCGCGCCAGGCCAGCCGGTACGCGACGAGGTCGCCGAGCACCGAGGCGCTGGCCGCGCAGAGGATCAGGGCCAGGAGCGAGGGGACCTCGGTGACGTGGCGGGCGGCGCCCGCGGCGTCGGCGGCCACCGTGCTGGTGCCCGCGGCGGCCGCCGTGGCGGCCGTGATCACGAGGACACCGCTGGGCAGCACAGGGAGGAAGACGTCCAGAAGCACCGAGAGGGCGACCACAACGTAGATCCATGGGCTGCCGGTCAGCGCACCCACACTCTCAAGCACCTTCTACTCCCCGATTCGTGACAACGCCGCGACGTCGCAGGGGAGCGGCAGGAGCGGCAGGTCCAGCTGTACAGCGTACGCCTGCCGTTCACCTGTAGATCCATATATATGCGTGATGTTGGGCACCTCACGTGTGTGTCACATGAGGCTTGTGTGTCAGTCGAGTGTGCCTCGAAGTGCGACCGGCATACGTCGCACCCGCGCCTCGGGTACGCCGGGAAGCGGCATTCCCGGCGTACCCGGGGCGGAGTGCCCGAGGCGGCGCGGCGGGCCCGGTCGGTGCGGGCCCGCGTCCTCGTACGGGTCGGGCGGGTCAGGCGGCGACCGGGGAGGCGGGTTCGGGCGCGCGCTCCTCGGCGCGCCGTGCGGCGGAGCGGGACGTGAACAGCCGGTCCAGGGCCAGGGCGCCGGGACCGGTGAAGACGAGCAGCAGGAACACCCAGCTGTAGACGGCCGAGGGCTCGCCGCCGTTCTGCAGCGGGAAGAGCGCCTCGGGCTGGTGGACCTTGAAGTACGCGTACGCCATGGAGCCGGAGGAGATCAGAGCGGCGATGCGGGTGCCGAGGCCCAGCACCACCAGGCTGCCGCCGACGAGCTGGATGACCGCCGCGTACCAGCCCGGCCAGGTGCCGGCGGGTATCGATCCACCGCCCATGGCGCCGCCCAGGACGCCGAAGATCGAGGCGGCACCGTGGCAGGCGAAGAGCAGGCCTACGACGATTCGGAAGAGCGCGAGGGCGTAGGGCTGGGCCCGGTTCAGGCGTGTGTGCATGGGGGGAGGCTCCTTCGGTCTAGTGGGGACGTGAACCGACTGAGCGCTACAGGTTAGGCAAACCTCACCAATACTTGCAAGTTCAACGTTTAGTTGACTGGCTGAAAGTCGACGGCCCGTCATCGGTCAGCGGGCGCTCGAATACCGTCTGGAGCTGGGCCCCTGTCCTCCTTGACTTGGCCTGAACCAATGACAGCGCAGCTTTCCGGCCATGCAGCGTGAGTGTCATCAGCTGGTTGCCGAACCATGGCCCGTCCGTCTTGTGCCACCGGACCGGAGGTGTACCAGTGCGCCCGTGCCGCGCCAGCAGCCGCCCGAGCCGCCGCCCCGCCCGGCTCCAGCCGAAACGGAAGGCGGCCCTGAGCGGACCGGGGATCGAGTTGTGCACGGGAGAGCAGGTCAGTTGCAGGACGCGGGCCTCCGGCGCGCTGCCGGGGGCCTCGGCGGGCCAGGCGGGTTCCGCGATGTACGCATGGTGCACATCGCCCGACAGCACGCATACCGTCGCCGGTGCGTCCGGGCCGCTGCCCACCTCCCGGATCAGCTCCGTCAGTTGCCCGAACGAATCGGGGAACGCGGCCCAATGCTCCAGGTCGGAGCGTTGCCGCAGGTGCTCACCGACGCGCGCCCAGCGGCCGTCCGGACCGCCCCGCTCGCCCCGGCAGAGCGCGGAGCTCCACTGCTCCGCGTCGTGTACCAGTGGCGGCAGCAGCCATGGAAGCGAGGTGCCGATCAGGAGGTGGTCGAAAGAACCGGGCCCGGACAGCGCCTCCTCGCGCAGCCAGCGCGCCTCCCGCGGGTGGAGCATCGCCCGCTGCCGCTCGTCGAGCACCCGGGCCGCGCGGCTGTCCACCATGAGCAGCCGTACTCGGCCGAAAACGCGTCGGTAGCTCCAGCGGGTTCCGGTGGGGTCCGCGTCGGCCCCGGCCGCGAACCGGCGCACCGCTTCGGTGCCGTCCGGGGTGGCGTGCACCGCCGCGTAGAGCGGATCCGCCGCCAGCTCGGCGGGGGAGAGGTTGCCCAGGTGCTGATAGACCCAGTACGACATCAGTCCGCTGACGATCCGCTCGTGCCACCAGGGCGTGGAACGGATCTCGGTGAGCCAGGCGGCGCTGGTGTTCCAGTCGTCGATGACATCGTGATCGTCGAAGATCATGCAGCTGGGGACCGTCGAGAGCAGCCAGCGCACCTCGGGGTCGCGCCACGACTCGTCGTACAGGCAGGTGTACTCGTCGTAGTCCGCGACCTCCGCCCCCGGCGGCTCGTCCAGATCGCGCCGCGCCGCGAGCCTGCGCCGGGTCGCCTGCGAGGTCTCGTCCGCGTACACCTGGTCGCCCAGGAGCAGCAGGACGTCGGGGCGGACGGCGTCGGGATCGGCGGCGAGCCGGGCGGCGAGGGTGTCCAGGGCGTCCGGTCCGACGGGGTCGGACCGGACGGACGCGTGAGCGCCGGCGGGGGGAGCCGCCCAGCGGCAGGAGCCGAAGGAGATCCGGACCGTCCCCGGCCCGCCTGCCTCGCCGCTCCCGTTTGCCTCGCGGCCCTCGCCGTCTTCGTCGCCGCCGGTGGATATCGGCGGGGTGGTGATCGTGCTCGCCGGGAATCCGTGGTCCTCGGGCGGCCACACCCGGCGGTCGTCGAGCAGTACCTCGTACGCCGTGGTGGAGCCGGGAGTCAGGCCGGTCACCACCACCAGGGCGTAGTGGTGCCCGGCGACCGCGAAGGTCCGCGACGAGCCCGAGGCCCCGTCCGCGCACCGGACCACGGCCGTGCACGGCCGGTCCGCCTCGACCCAGACGGTCGCGGTGGAGGCGGTCTCCCAGTCGACGTACCGCAGTAGTGGTCCCAGGCGCAGCCCGGCCATGTGGTGCTCCTCACGTCGTTCCGTACGGACAGTTCCGTACGGGTGGTTCGTACGGCGGGTTCGTACCGTACGGAACGACGGGGGAGCGCGGGGCGGTTCCGGGGGCCGGCCGTCAGGTGGACAGGCCGCCCTTCAGTGGTCGTTCAGCAGCCGTTGAGCACGGACTGCAGCGCGGTCTTCTCGGCCGGGTCGACGGTCAGGCCGTAGTAGTGCTTCACGTCCACCCAGGCGCGTACGTACGTGCACTGGTACGCGGTGCGTGAGGGGAGCCACTTCGCCGGGTCCTTGTCGCCCTTGGACTGGTTGACGTTGTCGGTGACCGCGATGAGCTGGGGGCGCGTCAGATCGTTGGCGTACGCCTGTCGTTGGGCGGTGGTCCAGCCGGCTGCGCCGGACCGCCAGGCCTCGGCCAGCGGGACCATGTGGTCGATGTCCAGATCGGCTGCGGCGGTCCAGGTGGCTCCGTCGTACTCCGAGTACCAACTGCCGCTCACGGCGGCGCAGCTGGAGTCCTGCGAGACGTTCGTGCCGTCCCGCTTCAGGACCACCTCGCGGGTGTTGCAAGCGCCCGACTGGGTGATCCAGTGCGGGAACTTGTCCCTGCTGTAACCGGTCGAGGAGCCCTCCGCCTGCACGGTCAGCTGGCTCAGATAGGTGCGGGCGGTGGACGCGGCCACCGGGGTGGGCATGGCTGCCTGGGCGCTGGGAGCGGTGAGCAGCCCGGTGGTTGCGGCGAGGGCGGCGGAGGCGGCGAGGACGGCTATGCGACGCGCGTAGATACCTGACATGCGAACTCCCTTGATGTGGGGGGACCTTGGGCGGGTCGTCCGAAACGGCCCGGCCATCGTGGCGGCGCAAGGTTTCCGTGGGGTGGGCGCCAGGTAACAGAGTGGCGACATGGGCACGTCACATCAAGGGGTCTGACGAAGAGGTTCGGGGTGCGGGGGCGTACGGAAGTGTGTGCGCGGGCGTACGGAACTGATGAGACGGCAGTTCCGCGCTGGGGGGACGGGCCGGAGACCCGGTCGCGCCGGCGCCGGGGATTCCGGTTCGCGGCAGGGGATCGGCCGCGGGGTCTTAGGGTGGCCGCGTGCTGCTACCGGTCAACATCACACTCGGGGTCGTCCTCGCCCTGCTGCTCGCGGCGGCCGCCGGCGTCTCCGCTTTCGCCTCGCTCGGCCGGTCGCGGCAGATCGTGCTGGCCGGGCTGCGGGCGGCGGCGCAACTCGCCGCGGTCTCCTCGCTCATTGGCTGGGTGGTCCACGCCGTCGCGCCGACGCTCGCGTTCATCGCGTTGATGTTCGGCGTGGCGGTGTGGACCGCGGGTCACCGCGTCACCGACAACCGCACCTGGCGGTGGGTGGCCCTGCCGATCGGGGTGGGGGTCGTGCCGGTGGTCGCGATGCTGCTGCTCACCGGGCTGGTGCCGGTCCGGGGCATCGCGCTGATCCCGGTGACCGGCATCCTCATCGGGGGCGCCCTGACCGCGACCGTGCTCGGCGGGCGGCGGGCGCTCGACGAGCTGGCGACCCGGCACGGGGAGGTGGAGGCGGCGATGGCGCTCGGCTTCCCGGACCGTGACGCGCGGCTGGAGATCGCCCGGCCCGCGGCGTCGGACGCGCTGCTGCCTGGGCTCGACCAGACCCGGACGGTGGGGCTCGTCACGCTGCCCGGGGCCTTCGTCGGCATGCTGCTGGGCGGCGCCTCACCGGTGCAGGCGGGCGCCGTACAGCTGTTCGTGCTGGTGGCGCTGATGGCCGTACAGGCGACGGCCGTCGCGACCGTGCTGGAACTGGTGGCGCGGGGACGGCTTCACCGCGACGGGGGAGGGGCCTCGGCTATCGGGCGCTGATGTGGAGCAGGACCGAGCCGTCGGCCGCCGCCTCCACCCGGATCTGCGTCAGGTCCTCGACGTGCGCGTCCGGGGAGAGCGCCGCCGCGCGCGGGCCCACGCCCACGACGCGCATGCCCGCCGCCCGGCCCGCCGCGATGCCCGCTTCGGAGTCCTCGAAGACGATGCAGTCCGCCGGTTCGAAGCCCAGCCCGGCGGCGCCCTTGAGGAAGCCCTCCGGGTCCGGCTTGCTGGCGCCCACGCCCTCGGCGGTGACCCGGAGCTCGGGCATCCGCAGTCCGGCCGCGGCCATCCGGACCTGCGCCAGCGCCCGGTCGGCCGAGGTGACCAGGGCGTGCGGGAGCGCGGCGATCGCGTCCATGAAGACGTCGGCGCCGCCGATCGGGACGACGCCGGCGGTGTCGGCGGTCTCCTCGGCGAGCATCACCCGGTTGTCCGCGTGGTTCTGCTCCATCGGACGGTCCGGGAGGAGCACCGCCATGGTGGCGTACCCCTGCCGGCCGTGGACCACCTTGAGCGCGGCCTCCGGGTCCAGGCCGTTCCGCAGCGCCCAGCGCCGCCAGCAGCGCTCCACGACGGCGTCGGAATTCACCAGGGTCCCGTCCATGTCGAGCAGGAGGGCGCGGGCGGTGAGAACGGTGGCCGGCATGGGCGGGCTCCAGAGCGGGGAGGCGAACTGCGCGGAACGCGGGCGACGCGCGAAGGCGTGCGACGCGGCAGAGCGGGCAGTGCGGTGCGACGCCGTAGGACGGGCAACGCGGGAAAGAGATCAAGCGGCCCCCGCCCGCCGGTCAGGGAGTGCGTTTGGGGGCCACTTTGTTCCATCACGATACAAAAACCTGCCCGGGAAAGCCAATCCCTCCGCGGATCCGGCCCCGTGTGGATCAGCCGCGCCCCCGACCCGTGGTGACCGCCTCCAGCGCACGCCGGGTGTTCGGTCCGTAGACCCCCTCCGCATCGCCCTGGATGTACATCGAGGACTGGAAGTTGCTGACGGCCCGCTCGACCCGGTCGGTGAAGTCGGCGTCGGCGGGGCCGCGGAACAGCCAGACCTCCTGGAGCCGGCGTTGCAGTTCGGCCACCTCCGGGCCGTGGTCGCCGCGGCGCAGCGTGGCACCTTCCTGCGGCTGGGCGGGCGGGGCCACCGACTCCGGACCCCCGGCGTCCGCCGTGGCCGCCGGGGAGGACGCGGCGGCGGAGCCCGACGGGCCGGCGGACGCGGAACGGGACGCCGAGGCGCTGGCCGTCGGCGACGCGGATGCGGACGTGGATGCGGACGCGGAGGCGGACGGTGACGCCGTGACCGACCGGGACGGCGACGCGGAGGCGGATGCCGTCGTGGAGGCCGACGGTGCGGCGCTCTCCTCGGGGAGGCTGGTGACCGTGGAGGGCAGGACCGGATCGAGGTCGGCGTCCCCGTTGCCGTCCCCGTTGAACAGCCCGCCGACGAAGGCCGCGGTGCCCACCACCGCGACGACGGCCGCCCCCACGGCCAGCGCGGCGAAGGGTCTGCGGCGGCGCGGCTGCACGGGGTCCGGTCCCGTCGTGAGGACCGGGGCGCCCGGGTGGCCGTCCGGACCGTCCGGCCCGGCGGCGTCCGACAGCGGGCCCGGCCCCGCCGGGTCCAGGAACAGCGGCATCGTGGTGGCCGCGTCCCCCGCATGGCCGTCCGTCACGTACCCCTTCGGCTCGTCCCGGCCGGCCGCCGTCTCCTCGCCGCCCAGCGTCACGTACGGCCGGATGCGCAGCGGGTCGAAGTCCTCGGCGGCCGCGAACTCGGCCGACCGCTCGGCGTGGTGCTCCTCGACGATGCGGTGCTGCTCGGCGGTCCGCTGCTCCTCGGTGACGTGCTGCTGTCCGGCACTGTGCTGAGCCGCGCCTTGCGCGCAGCCGCAGCCCGGACCGGCGCCAGGTCTGCCGTCCGTACCGCACTCCGGGCATATATGTCCGGTCATTGTGGGTCCCCTCCCCTTGAACTGCCTGCGATTATGCAGCCCGCCGCCGGGAAGCCCAATCATGCGGCCCCTCGGCAGGCCATAACGGTGCAAAACAGACAGGATGGGTGCGTAGAGCGGATCCGAGGAGATGTTTCATGGCCCAGCAGTTGAGCCCTCCGGCCCCGGCCCCCGGCGAAAACCGCTCCACGCGGTCTGTCCTGGTGGCGATCGGCGCCCTGCTTCTCGGCATGCTGCTCGCCGCACTCGACCAGACCATCGTCTCCACCGCACTGCCGACCATCGTCAGTGACCTCGGCGGCCTGGAGCATCTGTCGTGGGTGGTCACGGCCTACCTGCTGGCATCGACCGCCGCGACCCCGCTCTGGGGCAAGCTGGGCGACCAGTACGGGCGCAAGCGGCTCTTCCAGATCGCCATCGTCATCTTCCTGATCGGCTCCGCGCTCTGCGGCATCGCCCAGAACATGCCGCAGCTGATCGGCTTCCGCGCCCTCCAGGGGCTCGGCGGCGGCGGACTGATCGTGCTGTCGATGGCGATCGTCGGCGATATCGTCCCGCCGCGCGAACGAGGCAAGTACCAGGGCCTGTTCGGAGCGGTGTTCGGCGCGACGAGCGTGCTCGGACCGCTCCTGGGCGGCTTCTTCACCGAACAGCTCAGCTGGCGCTGGGTCTTCTACATCAACCTCCCCATCGGTGTCGTCGCCCTCGCCGTGATCGCCGCGGTGCTGCACATCCCGGTCCGCCGGACGAAGCACACCATCGACTACCTCGGCACCTTCCTCATCGCCGCGGTCGCCACCTGTCTGGTCCTGGTCGCCTCGCTCGGCGGCACCACCTGGGCCTGGGGCTCGACGCAGATCGTCGGTCTCGCCGTGGTCAGTGTGCTGCTGCTGATCGCCTTCGTGTACGTGGAGCGGCGCGCCGCCGAACCCGTACTGCCGCTGAAGCTGTTCCGGATCAGGACCTTCAGCCTCGTCGCCGTGATCAGCTTCGTCATCGGCTTCGCGATGTTCGGCGCGATGACCTATCTGCCGACCTTCCTGCAGGTGGTGCACGGCATCACGCCGACGATGTCCGGCGTCCACATGCTCCCGATGGTGTTCGGCCTGCTCATCACCTCGACCGGGTCCGGCCAGATCGTCAGCCGGACGGGCCGCTG
Protein-coding regions in this window:
- a CDS encoding GNAT family N-acetyltransferase, coding for MIETERLTLRPLATSDADAFVELHADPEVNRFVGAYSRQQALERLAGIERQWAERGHGLCAVELRSSGEFIGRSGLQYWPQFDEVELGWTLRAEHWGRGYATEAARACLDWGFATLEADYFTALIRPGNMPSVRVAERLGFAPRRQDELNGSPVTVHALDRPTGHR
- a CDS encoding GNAT family N-acetyltransferase, with the translated sequence MTDVVLKLSARDLVPGDLESCGWSGSPLHLENIAGQLARARRGEVDYLAVCPPSGVPVAIGGVDYGAREGVGTLWQLAVHPALQSCGIGTFLIGAAERRIASRGLRRAELGVEEDNPRARALYERLGYVAYGRQPDSWDELAPDGSVRRYETMCTLMARDLGGALAAG
- a CDS encoding DUF7144 family membrane protein codes for the protein MAQSASTPGTPHSRTADSRDVNPWAAGGIMFAGVLLMVDGVLGAIKGIAGIASNDVYARINDYAFKFDVTAWGWIHLALGIVLVVVGWGILRGIGWARWVGVALAALNMIANFMWLPYQPVWAVVSLAIDTFVIWALCTDRSKAVI
- a CDS encoding DUF2277 domain-containing protein, which codes for MCRSIKTLRPPVLPEEATEEDIRAAALQFVRKVSGFRAPAAHNREVFDRAVDEIAASTARLLDGLEVRGGVRTP
- a CDS encoding DedA family protein; the protein is MLESVGALTGSPWIYVVVALSVLLDVFLPVLPSGVLVITAATAAAAGTSTVAADAAGAARHVTEVPSLLALILCAASASVLGDLVAYRLAWRGGARLDRAIARSRRLTSAQERLGAALSRGGGALVVIARFAPAGRSVVSLGAGASHRKVKEFLPWSAVAGVAWAGYSVGLGYFGAQWLGASWLGTAISVLALFVAGAFAALLMRRPAAAAAAAAATAAPAPVPTAS
- a CDS encoding DoxX family protein yields the protein MHTRLNRAQPYALALFRIVVGLLFACHGAASIFGVLGGAMGGGSIPAGTWPGWYAAVIQLVGGSLVVLGLGTRIAALISSGSMAYAYFKVHQPEALFPLQNGGEPSAVYSWVFLLLVFTGPGALALDRLFTSRSAARRAEERAPEPASPVAA
- a CDS encoding alkaline phosphatase D family protein, yielding MAGLRLGPLLRYVDWETASTATVWVEADRPCTAVVRCADGASGSSRTFAVAGHHYALVVVTGLTPGSTTAYEVLLDDRRVWPPEDHGFPASTITTPPISTGGDEDGEGREANGSGEAGGPGTVRISFGSCRWAAPPAGAHASVRSDPVGPDALDTLAARLAADPDAVRPDVLLLLGDQVYADETSQATRRRLAARRDLDEPPGAEVADYDEYTCLYDESWRDPEVRWLLSTVPSCMIFDDHDVIDDWNTSAAWLTEIRSTPWWHERIVSGLMSYWVYQHLGNLSPAELAADPLYAAVHATPDGTEAVRRFAAGADADPTGTRWSYRRVFGRVRLLMVDSRAARVLDERQRAMLHPREARWLREEALSGPGSFDHLLIGTSLPWLLPPLVHDAEQWSSALCRGERGGPDGRWARVGEHLRQRSDLEHWAAFPDSFGQLTELIREVGSGPDAPATVCVLSGDVHHAYIAEPAWPAEAPGSAPEARVLQLTCSPVHNSIPGPLRAAFRFGWSRAGRRLGRLLARHGRTGTPPVRWHKTDGPWFGNQLMTLTLHGRKAALSLVQAKSRRTGAQLQTVFERPLTDDGPSTFSQSTKR
- a CDS encoding HNH endonuclease family protein; its protein translation is MSGIYARRIAVLAASAALAATTGLLTAPSAQAAMPTPVAASTARTYLSQLTVQAEGSSTGYSRDKFPHWITQSGACNTREVVLKRDGTNVSQDSSCAAVSGSWYSEYDGATWTAAADLDIDHMVPLAEAWRSGAAGWTTAQRQAYANDLTRPQLIAVTDNVNQSKGDKDPAKWLPSRTAYQCTYVRAWVDVKHYYGLTVDPAEKTALQSVLNGC
- a CDS encoding ABC transporter permease; amino-acid sequence: MLLPVNITLGVVLALLLAAAAGVSAFASLGRSRQIVLAGLRAAAQLAAVSSLIGWVVHAVAPTLAFIALMFGVAVWTAGHRVTDNRTWRWVALPIGVGVVPVVAMLLLTGLVPVRGIALIPVTGILIGGALTATVLGGRRALDELATRHGEVEAAMALGFPDRDARLEIARPAASDALLPGLDQTRTVGLVTLPGAFVGMLLGGASPVQAGAVQLFVLVALMAVQATAVATVLELVARGRLHRDGGGASAIGR
- a CDS encoding HAD-IA family hydrolase; the encoded protein is MPATVLTARALLLDMDGTLVNSDAVVERCWRRWALRNGLDPEAALKVVHGRQGYATMAVLLPDRPMEQNHADNRVMLAEETADTAGVVPIGGADVFMDAIAALPHALVTSADRALAQVRMAAAGLRMPELRVTAEGVGASKPDPEGFLKGAAGLGFEPADCIVFEDSEAGIAAGRAAGMRVVGVGPRAAALSPDAHVEDLTQIRVEAAADGSVLLHISAR
- a CDS encoding peptidoglycan-binding domain-containing protein codes for the protein MTGHICPECGTDGRPGAGPGCGCAQGAAQHSAGQQHVTEEQRTAEQHRIVEEHHAERSAEFAAAEDFDPLRIRPYVTLGGEETAAGRDEPKGYVTDGHAGDAATTMPLFLDPAGPGPLSDAAGPDGPDGHPGAPVLTTGPDPVQPRRRRPFAALAVGAAVVAVVGTAAFVGGLFNGDGNGDADLDPVLPSTVTSLPEESAAPSASTTASASASPSRSVTASPSASASASTSASASPTASASASRSASAGPSGSAAASSPAATADAGGPESVAPPAQPQEGATLRRGDHGPEVAELQRRLQEVWLFRGPADADFTDRVERAVSNFQSSMYIQGDAEGVYGPNTRRALEAVTTGRGRG
- a CDS encoding MDR family MFS transporter → MAQQLSPPAPAPGENRSTRSVLVAIGALLLGMLLAALDQTIVSTALPTIVSDLGGLEHLSWVVTAYLLASTAATPLWGKLGDQYGRKRLFQIAIVIFLIGSALCGIAQNMPQLIGFRALQGLGGGGLIVLSMAIVGDIVPPRERGKYQGLFGAVFGATSVLGPLLGGFFTEQLSWRWVFYINLPIGVVALAVIAAVLHIPVRRTKHTIDYLGTFLIAAVATCLVLVASLGGTTWAWGSTQIVGLAVVSVLLLIAFVYVERRAAEPVLPLKLFRIRTFSLVAVISFVIGFAMFGAMTYLPTFLQVVHGITPTMSGVHMLPMVFGLLITSTGSGQIVSRTGRWKIFPILGTGITAIGLLLLHRLTEHSSTLEMSLYFFVFGAGLGLVMQVLVLIVQNAVSYQDLGVATSGATFFRSIGASFGVAIFGTIFTNRLTDKLGAALAGRTLPPGVSAHGLASDPRAVSRLPPAIRQPVLSAYSTSITDVFLYAAPVVLIAFVFAWLLKEDKLRGSVTAPDTSETLASNPVERSSYDECARALSVLATREGRREVYVKITEKAGLDLLPAASWMLLRIKRHGTVEPARLAEVAPVPLRVISEAGRELEERGLARRVGVQLVLTEPGAEAVVKLSHAREESLAELLGDWWGPDRPTDLVALVSELTAETSGSSKERPHSPEPKRDHHAP